A window of the Halococcus agarilyticus genome harbors these coding sequences:
- the citZ gene encoding citrate synthase, whose product MSDELKRGLEGVLVAESSLSNIDGDAGRLVYRGYAIEDLARDASYEEVCYLLWHGHLPDRDELDAFEDDLTSERAVDDRVLATLDDLAGDERPMAALRTAVSMFSAGDPDSEANPREREATLRKGRRVAAKVPTVLAAFDRLRNGEEPVEPHPDLGYAANFLYMLTGEEPDDVAAETFDQALVLHADHGLNASTFTTMVIASTFADAYSALTGGVGALSGPLHGGANQDVMELLHEIDEAGADPVEFVADARANREDWRVPGWGHRVYNVKDPRADILQDRLEELGESAGETKWYDATTAIETHLREEGLIEKGIAPNVDFYSGSVYHQLGIPMDMYTPIFAMSRVGGWLGHVLEYQENNRLIRPRARYTGPENESFVPVDER is encoded by the coding sequence ATGTCAGACGAGCTCAAGCGCGGTCTCGAAGGCGTGCTGGTGGCCGAATCCTCGCTCAGCAACATCGACGGCGACGCGGGGCGGCTGGTATACCGGGGCTACGCCATCGAGGATCTCGCTCGGGACGCGAGCTACGAGGAGGTGTGCTACCTCCTCTGGCACGGCCATCTCCCCGACCGTGACGAGCTCGACGCGTTCGAAGACGACCTCACGAGCGAGCGCGCGGTCGACGATCGGGTTCTCGCGACGCTCGACGATCTCGCCGGCGACGAGCGGCCGATGGCCGCGCTCCGCACCGCGGTCTCGATGTTCTCGGCCGGCGATCCCGACTCCGAAGCCAATCCCCGCGAGCGCGAAGCGACCCTCCGGAAGGGGCGACGCGTCGCCGCGAAGGTGCCCACGGTGCTCGCGGCGTTCGACCGCCTGCGCAACGGCGAGGAGCCCGTCGAACCGCATCCGGATCTGGGCTACGCCGCGAACTTCCTCTACATGCTCACCGGCGAGGAGCCCGACGACGTGGCGGCCGAGACGTTCGACCAGGCGCTCGTGCTCCACGCCGATCACGGCCTGAACGCCTCGACGTTCACCACGATGGTGATCGCGAGCACGTTCGCCGACGCCTACAGCGCGCTGACTGGCGGCGTGGGTGCGCTGTCGGGGCCGCTCCACGGCGGCGCGAACCAGGACGTGATGGAGCTGCTCCACGAGATCGACGAGGCGGGCGCGGACCCGGTCGAGTTCGTCGCCGACGCGCGCGCAAACCGTGAGGACTGGCGGGTGCCTGGCTGGGGCCACCGCGTCTACAACGTCAAGGACCCCCGCGCGGACATCCTTCAGGATCGGCTGGAGGAGCTCGGCGAGTCCGCCGGCGAAACCAAGTGGTACGACGCCACCACCGCGATCGAGACCCACCTCCGCGAGGAGGGGCTGATCGAGAAGGGGATCGCCCCCAACGTCGACTTCTACTCGGGTTCGGTCTACCATCAGCTCGGGATCCCGATGGACATGTACACCCCGATCTTCGCGATGAGCCGGGTCGGCGGCTGGCTCGGCCACGTCCTCGAATACCAGGAGAACAACCGGCTGATCCGCCCGCGCGCCCGCTACACCGGTCCCGAGAACGAGTCGTTCGTGCCGGTCGACGAGCGCTAG
- a CDS encoding MATE family efflux transporter, which produces MSREADGATGTRERLFGVWRRVLSLAWPVMAEQTTRTLMRTVDVFVTGLLSPAAVAAVGLADLYARFPLRIGLGLGGGAIALSSQDTGRGADATRDEAVTQALVLGLLAGIPFVAFGLLFGQQAIALLGAPPRVARMGGTYLAVILATAPARHVALIAARSLQGTGDTRTPMYVNVVANVLNVVGSVVLGLGYFGAPALEVVGVGLATAGANVFTACVLAVAIAVPSGRLGGPWTAASFVRPRNPVIARQLVAVSLPRIGEGLVATLAEFPFNALLLGFGTAVNAAFQIGRRAYQQVTGPLSRGYAVAANVVVGQPLGEGDPERARFNGWAVCVLGLVTVGAVGVLVALLAEPFVALFTDDPATLGYAADFARTYGLAAPFLVAFTVISGALQGGSDTRTPFLGRVVGTFGGLLGVSYLLGVALDYGVLGAYVGIATSYAVMAVIVAVGFRRGDWAARAASMLDERSGTEA; this is translated from the coding sequence ATGTCACGCGAGGCCGACGGGGCGACCGGGACGCGCGAGCGGCTGTTCGGGGTCTGGCGGCGCGTCCTCTCGCTCGCGTGGCCGGTGATGGCCGAGCAGACCACCCGGACGCTGATGCGGACGGTCGACGTGTTCGTCACCGGCCTGCTCTCGCCGGCAGCGGTCGCCGCTGTCGGACTCGCGGATCTCTACGCCCGATTTCCGCTCCGGATCGGGCTCGGGCTTGGCGGGGGTGCGATCGCGCTCTCCAGTCAGGACACCGGCCGCGGCGCGGACGCAACCCGCGACGAGGCGGTGACGCAGGCGCTCGTGCTCGGGCTCCTCGCCGGGATCCCGTTCGTCGCGTTCGGGCTGCTGTTCGGCCAGCAGGCGATCGCGCTGCTGGGTGCGCCGCCGCGGGTCGCGCGGATGGGTGGGACCTATCTCGCGGTGATCCTTGCGACCGCGCCCGCGCGCCACGTCGCGCTGATCGCCGCGCGCTCGCTCCAGGGCACCGGCGACACCCGGACGCCGATGTACGTCAACGTGGTCGCCAACGTCCTGAACGTCGTCGGCTCGGTCGTGCTAGGGCTCGGCTACTTCGGCGCGCCCGCACTCGAAGTCGTCGGTGTCGGGCTCGCCACCGCGGGCGCGAACGTCTTCACCGCGTGCGTGCTCGCGGTGGCGATCGCGGTTCCGTCGGGACGGCTCGGCGGGCCGTGGACTGCCGCGAGCTTCGTCCGGCCGCGGAACCCGGTCATTGCACGCCAGCTCGTCGCTGTCAGCCTCCCACGGATCGGCGAAGGCCTGGTGGCGACGCTCGCGGAGTTCCCCTTCAATGCTCTGTTGCTCGGGTTCGGGACGGCAGTCAACGCTGCGTTCCAGATCGGGCGGCGGGCGTACCAGCAGGTCACGGGCCCGCTCTCGCGGGGGTACGCCGTGGCGGCGAACGTGGTCGTCGGCCAGCCGCTCGGCGAGGGCGATCCCGAGCGTGCCCGGTTCAACGGCTGGGCGGTGTGTGTGCTCGGGCTCGTGACGGTCGGTGCGGTCGGGGTTCTCGTGGCGCTGCTCGCGGAACCGTTCGTCGCGCTGTTCACCGACGACCCCGCGACGCTCGGCTACGCTGCCGACTTCGCGCGGACGTACGGTCTCGCCGCGCCGTTTCTCGTCGCGTTTACCGTGATCTCTGGCGCACTTCAAGGGGGAAGCGACACCCGGACGCCGTTTCTCGGCCGAGTCGTCGGCACCTTCGGCGGGTTGCTCGGCGTGTCGTACCTCCTCGGTGTGGCCCTCGACTACGGCGTGCTCGGTGCGTACGTCGGGATCGCCACCAGTTACGCCGTGATGGCGGTGATCGTCGCGGTCGGGTTCCGGCGTGGCGACTGGGCGGCACGCGCCGCGTCGATGCTCGACGAGCGGAGCGGGACGGAGGCGTAG
- the ilvA gene encoding threonine ammonia-lyase, whose protein sequence is MIELADVLDARERVASVARHTPLEYSYSFSEMTGAAVHPKLEVFQRTGSFKLRGATNRIALLSADEQAAGVVTASAGNHAQGVALAATRADVDSVVVMPEHAPIAKVQATRSYGAEVVLHGADYDAAQARAHEIEADEGRTYVHAFDDPAVMAGQGTIGLEIVEDCPEVDTVVVPIGGGGLISGIATAVEAKSPDTRVVGVEAAGAPSAARSREAGTIEELDGVDTIADGIATRKVGDRTFEVIEERVDEVVTVSDPEIAVAITTLLERSKTLVEGAGAVPMAAVLSEAFEYADDEVIVPALCGGNIDLNMLRTVVMRGLVETGRYLRLRTTLADQPGSLEQLIGIIAAERANIYAIQHDRTTRDTGMTATEVEIDLETRGEAHVAALLDELEANGYDVDVLV, encoded by the coding sequence ATGATCGAACTCGCCGACGTGCTCGACGCCCGCGAGCGCGTCGCAAGCGTCGCCCGCCACACACCGCTCGAATACTCGTACTCGTTCTCCGAGATGACCGGTGCGGCGGTCCACCCCAAACTGGAGGTGTTCCAGCGCACCGGCTCGTTCAAGCTCCGCGGCGCGACCAATCGGATCGCGCTTCTCTCTGCCGACGAGCAGGCGGCGGGCGTCGTCACCGCGAGCGCGGGCAACCACGCTCAAGGAGTGGCGCTCGCGGCCACCCGCGCGGACGTCGACAGCGTGGTCGTGATGCCCGAACACGCCCCGATCGCGAAGGTCCAGGCCACCCGAAGCTACGGGGCCGAGGTCGTGCTCCACGGTGCGGACTACGACGCAGCCCAGGCCCGCGCTCACGAAATCGAGGCCGACGAGGGTCGAACCTACGTCCACGCGTTCGACGATCCGGCCGTGATGGCCGGCCAGGGAACGATCGGTCTGGAAATCGTCGAGGACTGTCCCGAGGTCGACACCGTGGTAGTGCCGATCGGCGGCGGCGGCCTCATTTCCGGAATCGCCACCGCAGTCGAGGCGAAATCGCCCGACACGCGGGTTGTCGGCGTCGAGGCCGCGGGCGCACCGAGCGCGGCCCGATCGCGCGAGGCGGGGACGATCGAGGAACTCGACGGCGTCGACACGATCGCCGACGGGATCGCCACCCGCAAGGTCGGCGATCGGACGTTCGAGGTGATCGAGGAACGCGTCGACGAGGTGGTGACGGTCTCGGATCCCGAGATCGCGGTCGCGATCACGACGTTGCTCGAACGCTCGAAAACGCTGGTGGAGGGCGCTGGCGCGGTCCCGATGGCCGCCGTTCTCTCGGAGGCGTTCGAGTACGCCGACGACGAGGTGATCGTCCCCGCACTCTGTGGCGGCAACATCGACCTCAACATGCTTCGGACGGTCGTGATGCGCGGCCTCGTCGAGACCGGCCGCTATCTCCGCCTGCGGACCACGCTGGCCGACCAGCCCGGTTCGCTCGAACAGCTCATCGGGATCATTGCCGCGGAGCGCGCGAACATCTACGCCATCCAGCACGACCGGACCACCCGCGACACCGGGATGACCGCGACCGAGGTCGAGATCGACCTCGAAACGCGGGGCGAAGCCCACGTCGCGGCCCTCCTCGACGAACTCGAAGCCAACGGCTACGACGTCGACGTGCTCGTCTAG
- a CDS encoding nucleoside triphosphate pyrophosphohydrolase, protein MTDHYDKLVRDQIPEIIERDGETAVTHVADDDEYQRRLCDKLDEETAEFRASGDLEELADVVEVVSAICTSRDIDPDTLKQRRRAKADARGGFADRIVLERVE, encoded by the coding sequence ATGACGGACCACTACGACAAACTCGTTCGCGACCAGATTCCGGAAATCATCGAGCGCGACGGCGAAACCGCGGTCACGCACGTTGCGGACGACGACGAGTACCAGCGCCGGCTGTGCGACAAACTCGACGAGGAGACGGCGGAGTTTCGAGCGAGTGGCGACCTCGAAGAACTCGCGGATGTCGTGGAAGTGGTCTCCGCTATCTGTACCTCGCGGGACATCGATCCGGACACGCTGAAGCAACGACGACGGGCAAAAGCCGACGCGAGAGGAGGGTTCGCGGATCGAATCGTGCTGGAGCGCGTCGAGTAG
- a CDS encoding aminotransferase class V-fold PLP-dependent enzyme has protein sequence MDPLDLRDAIPALDEITYLNTGAASPAPRPVVEAVTDCVEHHQYVAPAAEGMYPALFAAFDDTRETVADFLGADPDEIALTQSTADGINRIATALPWQAGDIVVRTDCEHPAGILPWERLADRHGVETRVIETTRGRLDRDDLATALDGADLLCLSSITWNYGTRLPITEAVAMAHDAGVRVLIDAVQSPGQVAVDVDEWEADFVVGAGHKWLLGPWGAGFLYVADDATAALDPQRVGYRSVTDPNDLDEGFAAGARRLEVGTASPAPHAGLAAAIECLDSIGFDTIEGRIERLTDRLKDGLDDDVLLSPREYESGLVTIDVGDPDATVERLASHDIRVRSIPSPDAIRISAHAFNTAEDIDRVLSRL, from the coding sequence ATGGACCCACTCGATCTCCGAGACGCGATCCCGGCGCTCGACGAGATCACCTACCTCAACACGGGTGCCGCGAGCCCCGCTCCGCGTCCCGTCGTCGAGGCCGTCACCGACTGCGTCGAACACCACCAGTACGTCGCGCCCGCCGCGGAGGGGATGTACCCCGCGCTCTTCGCGGCGTTCGACGACACACGAGAGACCGTCGCCGACTTCCTCGGGGCCGACCCGGACGAGATCGCGCTAACCCAGAGCACCGCCGACGGGATCAACCGGATCGCGACCGCGCTGCCATGGCAAGCGGGCGACATAGTCGTCCGAACCGACTGCGAGCACCCGGCCGGCATCCTGCCGTGGGAGCGCCTCGCCGACCGCCACGGCGTCGAGACGCGCGTGATCGAGACTACCCGTGGACGCCTCGACCGCGACGACCTCGCGACCGCCCTCGACGGCGCGGACCTGCTCTGTCTCAGTTCGATCACGTGGAACTACGGGACGCGACTCCCGATCACGGAGGCGGTCGCGATGGCTCACGATGCGGGAGTTCGCGTCCTGATCGATGCGGTCCAGTCGCCCGGTCAGGTCGCGGTCGACGTCGACGAGTGGGAGGCTGACTTCGTGGTCGGGGCCGGCCACAAATGGCTGCTCGGGCCATGGGGTGCGGGCTTTCTGTACGTCGCCGACGACGCCACCGCGGCGCTCGACCCCCAGCGAGTGGGCTACCGGAGCGTCACGGACCCGAACGACTTGGATGAGGGGTTCGCTGCGGGCGCACGTCGGCTCGAAGTCGGCACCGCTTCGCCCGCCCCGCACGCGGGCCTCGCTGCGGCGATCGAGTGTCTCGATTCGATCGGTTTCGACACGATCGAGGGGCGAATCGAACGCCTTACCGACCGGCTCAAGGACGGTCTCGACGACGATGTTCTCCTGAGCCCGCGCGAGTACGAATCGGGGCTCGTGACTATCGACGTCGGCGATCCCGATGCCACTGTCGAGCGACTCGCGAGCCACGACATTCGGGTTCGATCGATCCCGTCGCCCGACGCGATCAGGATCTCGGCCCACGCGTTCAACACCGCCGAGGACATCGATCGGGTGCTTTCACGGCTCTGA
- a CDS encoding creatininase family protein — translation MYLADRTWPELGEHVASESLAVVPLGSTEQHGPHLPLATDHLIAEHLAREATDRADVLCTPTVNVGVSPHHRQFHGTLWVDAPAFRDYMESLARSLSYHGFDRIVFVNAHGGNTVHLREVGRRLRDDDTAYAIEWMWNDSIPELVDDLFAQNGPHGGPKETAMIQHIAPDLVRDDELDAARDGGIADLDEADVIVNGARTFYDSIDNTENGVLGDQTDATAAKGERLFEAAADQLVQLLAWLDEQPRDALMAKPHVDPQPGSRR, via the coding sequence ATGTACCTCGCGGATCGGACGTGGCCGGAGCTCGGCGAGCACGTCGCGAGCGAGTCGCTCGCGGTCGTTCCACTGGGATCGACCGAACAGCACGGCCCGCACCTCCCGCTCGCCACCGACCACCTGATCGCCGAGCATCTCGCCCGCGAGGCGACCGATCGGGCTGACGTGCTCTGTACCCCGACCGTGAACGTCGGCGTCAGTCCCCACCACCGGCAGTTTCACGGCACACTGTGGGTCGACGCACCTGCCTTCCGTGACTACATGGAGAGCCTCGCGCGTAGCCTCTCGTACCACGGGTTCGATCGGATCGTGTTCGTCAACGCCCACGGCGGCAACACCGTCCACCTCCGCGAGGTCGGCCGGCGGCTCCGCGACGACGATACTGCCTACGCCATCGAGTGGATGTGGAACGACTCGATCCCCGAACTCGTCGACGATCTGTTCGCCCAGAACGGTCCGCATGGAGGGCCAAAGGAGACCGCGATGATTCAGCACATCGCCCCCGATCTCGTTCGGGACGACGAACTCGACGCCGCCCGCGATGGCGGAATCGCCGATCTCGACGAGGCCGACGTGATCGTCAACGGTGCGCGAACGTTCTACGATTCGATCGACAACACCGAGAACGGCGTGCTCGGCGATCAGACCGACGCGACGGCGGCGAAGGGCGAGCGGCTGTTCGAGGCCGCGGCCGACCAGCTCGTGCAGCTGCTCGCCTGGCTCGACGAGCAGCCGCGCGACGCGCTCATGGCGAAACCGCACGTCGACCCGCAGCCCGGTAGTCGGCGGTAG
- a CDS encoding DMT family transporter, translating to MSTGVFRRVERATPPLAALAVAVVAVSTSAILVRYSSAPSLVKAFYRVLFTTLLLVPFALRRHRDAFGRLSGRDWFVASAGGVALAIHFASWFESLEWTSVAASVTIVQSQVLFVAAGAALLLAEHVTRRTLAGMVVALAGIAVMSVGDALTGANVAGAAPLYGNALALVGAVCAAGYVLAGRSLRQRIPLIPYVIVVYSVCAVVLLVLTVADGAALVDYPPSEWLLFLGMAVGPGIFGHTVLNWALAHVESSVVSVSLLGEPIGSALLALVLLSEVPSAITVVGGAIVLVGIAVTSRARAT from the coding sequence GTGAGCACCGGCGTTTTTCGACGTGTCGAGCGCGCGACGCCGCCCCTCGCGGCGCTCGCGGTCGCGGTCGTCGCGGTCAGCACCAGCGCGATCCTCGTGCGCTACAGTTCGGCCCCGAGCCTCGTGAAGGCCTTTTACCGGGTGCTCTTCACCACCCTGCTGCTCGTCCCGTTCGCACTCCGTCGCCACCGCGACGCGTTCGGCCGGCTCTCCGGCCGGGACTGGTTCGTGGCGAGCGCGGGCGGGGTCGCGCTCGCGATCCACTTCGCGTCGTGGTTCGAGAGCCTCGAATGGACCAGCGTCGCCGCCTCGGTCACGATCGTCCAGTCCCAGGTGCTGTTCGTCGCCGCCGGCGCGGCGCTCCTGCTCGCCGAACACGTCACCCGCCGCACCCTCGCGGGGATGGTCGTCGCACTCGCCGGCATCGCGGTGATGTCCGTGGGCGACGCCCTCACCGGCGCGAACGTCGCGGGTGCGGCCCCGCTGTACGGCAACGCTCTCGCGCTCGTCGGTGCGGTCTGTGCGGCAGGGTACGTGCTCGCGGGGCGCTCGCTCCGCCAGCGCATCCCGCTGATCCCGTACGTCATCGTGGTCTACTCGGTCTGTGCGGTCGTGTTGCTCGTGCTCACCGTCGCCGACGGCGCGGCCCTCGTCGACTACCCGCCGAGCGAATGGCTGCTCTTCCTCGGGATGGCGGTCGGCCCAGGAATATTCGGTCACACCGTGTTGAACTGGGCGCTCGCCCACGTCGAGTCCAGCGTCGTCAGCGTCTCGCTGCTCGGCGAACCCATCGGGAGCGCGCTGCTCGCACTCGTCCTGCTGAGTGAGGTCCCGAGCGCGATCACCGTCGTCGGCGGCGCGATCGTGCTCGTCGGGATCGCCGTCACGTCACGAGCGCGCGCGACCTGA
- a CDS encoding NAD(P)/FAD-dependent oxidoreductase yields MTETDVAVVGGGPAGLSAALFTAKNGLSTQVFDTDETWMHKAHLFNYLGIESEDGSAFMEDSRDQVEEFGVERHQGTSVTAVAENGDGFTVETDGGEHDASYVVLATGANRDLAEDLGCSFTDEDVVDVDVTMETTVEDAYATGAMVRAEEWQAVISAGDGAAAALNVLTKEKGEHFHDFDTPADAE; encoded by the coding sequence ATGACAGAAACTGACGTCGCGGTCGTCGGCGGCGGCCCGGCAGGACTGAGCGCGGCGCTGTTCACCGCGAAGAACGGGCTGAGCACCCAGGTGTTCGACACCGACGAGACGTGGATGCACAAGGCCCACCTGTTCAACTACCTCGGGATCGAGAGCGAGGACGGCTCGGCGTTCATGGAGGATTCACGCGACCAGGTCGAGGAGTTCGGCGTCGAGCGCCACCAGGGAACCTCGGTCACTGCCGTCGCGGAGAACGGCGACGGGTTCACCGTCGAGACCGACGGGGGCGAGCACGACGCAAGCTACGTCGTCCTCGCGACGGGTGCGAACCGCGACCTCGCCGAGGACCTCGGCTGTTCGTTCACCGACGAGGACGTGGTCGACGTGGACGTGACGATGGAGACCACGGTCGAGGACGCCTACGCCACGGGCGCGATGGTTCGCGCCGAGGAGTGGCAGGCGGTCATCTCGGCGGGCGACGGCGCGGCGGCCGCCCTGAACGTCCTCACCAAGGAGAAGGGCGAGCACTTCCACGACTTCGACACGCCCGCGGACGCCGAATAG
- a CDS encoding FxsA family protein gives MLRIIGLLLLIPLFDAVLLVAVANFIGAIQTVALVVLTALIGMLLVRAEGRHTARKIRERVEHGQLPGDELLDGGLLIAAGAFLLTPGLVTDAVGLLLVVPVTRWPIRKAIKRWFVVPYIDRKTGGIASGNVYVGGFPGGSDTDDSDVYDVGSGRDDREPSRE, from the coding sequence ATGCTCCGGATCATCGGGCTGCTTCTCCTCATCCCCCTGTTCGATGCCGTGCTGCTCGTCGCGGTGGCGAACTTCATCGGCGCGATCCAGACCGTGGCGCTGGTGGTACTCACGGCGCTGATCGGGATGCTCCTCGTCCGTGCCGAGGGCCGTCACACGGCTCGGAAGATCAGAGAGCGCGTCGAGCACGGCCAGCTCCCCGGCGACGAGCTCCTCGATGGGGGGCTCCTGATCGCTGCGGGCGCGTTCTTGCTCACGCCAGGCCTCGTCACCGACGCCGTGGGACTGCTGCTCGTCGTTCCCGTCACCCGGTGGCCGATCCGGAAGGCCATCAAGCGGTGGTTCGTCGTGCCGTACATCGACCGGAAGACCGGCGGGATCGCCTCCGGGAACGTCTACGTCGGTGGGTTCCCCGGTGGATCGGACACCGACGATTCGGACGTGTACGACGTGGGGTCGGGCCGCGACGACCGCGAACCCAGCCGGGAGTAG
- a CDS encoding DUF255 domain-containing protein codes for MDARAVDTLVEWREWGDAAFAEARERDAPILCNLRAHWCRECREMDRTAYASPTVAANLNDGFVPVRVDVDRRPRVRERYNMGGFPSTVFLTPTGDLITGATYLGADGLRQVLERVRTAWNENGEESGRVPRELRDADPPAGELSPAIEVHMEREIEAAFDEEFGGWGTGPKFPLAPAIEFALKRDRKRALRTLEAIRTHLHDTYAGGFFRYAVERDWSDRQTEKTLDTNAGLCRTFAAAARYDDEYADPAVRTAEFLTTTLASGDGFAASQSGDEAYYGLPPSDREAADPPPIDGTVLAGANGLAIDALLETHAVTGHEGSRRGAERALDHLLDSLVEDGRVIHYRTSDATGPRGLLADQARVLGALTSAVQVLGDDWLAPAERIAAYTIAERREGDSFLDGPPEGAGLLSRPLRPLGTNVAIADALYELGVLTGEDHYHEIACETLAAFAGAADRMGVEVAGYATTAARVLSGTEIAVAAPAGSDFHHAALDIPAHEAVVIPDADGEADTARITIDGESTVVSSPSALHECVAGE; via the coding sequence ATGGACGCCCGCGCGGTCGATACGCTGGTCGAGTGGCGAGAGTGGGGTGACGCGGCGTTCGCCGAGGCCCGCGAGCGCGACGCGCCGATCCTCTGCAACCTGCGCGCCCACTGGTGTCGGGAGTGCCGCGAGATGGACCGGACCGCGTACGCCTCGCCGACCGTCGCGGCCAACCTGAACGACGGGTTCGTGCCGGTCCGTGTCGACGTGGATCGCCGGCCACGGGTCCGAGAGCGCTACAACATGGGTGGGTTCCCCTCAACCGTGTTCCTCACACCGACAGGCGATCTCATCACGGGTGCGACGTATCTCGGGGCCGACGGGCTTCGCCAGGTGCTCGAACGCGTGCGGACGGCGTGGAACGAGAACGGCGAGGAATCGGGGCGGGTCCCACGCGAACTCCGCGACGCCGACCCGCCGGCGGGCGAGCTCTCCCCGGCGATCGAGGTCCACATGGAGCGCGAGATCGAAGCGGCGTTCGACGAGGAGTTCGGCGGGTGGGGCACGGGACCGAAGTTCCCGCTCGCACCCGCCATCGAGTTCGCCCTCAAACGCGATCGGAAGAGAGCGCTCCGGACGCTCGAAGCCATCCGGACCCACCTCCACGACACCTACGCCGGCGGCTTCTTCCGGTACGCCGTCGAGCGTGACTGGAGCGACCGCCAGACCGAGAAGACCCTCGACACCAACGCCGGGCTCTGTCGAACGTTCGCCGCGGCGGCGCGCTACGACGACGAGTATGCCGATCCCGCGGTACGCACAGCCGAGTTCCTCACCACCACTCTCGCGAGCGGCGACGGGTTCGCGGCGAGCCAGTCGGGCGACGAGGCGTATTACGGTCTCCCGCCGAGCGACCGCGAGGCTGCCGACCCGCCCCCGATCGACGGCACCGTGCTCGCCGGGGCGAACGGCCTCGCGATCGACGCACTGCTCGAAACCCACGCCGTCACCGGCCACGAGGGGTCGCGTCGCGGGGCCGAGCGCGCGCTCGACCATCTGCTCGATAGCCTCGTCGAGGATGGACGGGTGATCCACTACCGCACTAGCGACGCGACTGGCCCCCGTGGACTGCTCGCCGACCAGGCGCGCGTCCTCGGTGCGCTCACGAGTGCCGTCCAGGTGCTCGGCGACGACTGGCTCGCGCCCGCCGAACGGATCGCGGCGTACACGATCGCGGAACGCCGCGAGGGGGATTCGTTTCTCGACGGCCCTCCAGAAGGGGCCGGACTGCTCTCGCGCCCGCTGCGACCGCTCGGGACGAACGTCGCGATCGCGGACGCGCTGTACGAGCTGGGCGTGCTGACCGGTGAGGACCACTATCACGAGATCGCGTGCGAAACGCTCGCGGCCTTCGCGGGCGCGGCCGACAGGATGGGAGTCGAGGTCGCGGGCTACGCGACGACCGCAGCGCGCGTGCTTTCGGGGACCGAAATCGCGGTCGCCGCACCCGCCGGTAGTGATTTCCACCACGCCGCCCTCGACATCCCGGCCCACGAGGCAGTCGTGATCCCTGACGCGGATGGCGAGGCCGACACCGCACGGATCACCATCGACGGTGAATCGACGGTCGTCTCCAGCCCGTCGGCGCTTCACGAGTGCGTCGCCGGCGAGTGA
- a CDS encoding geranylgeranyl reductase family protein, translating to MYDFVVVGAGPAGSRFSRRAAAAGHDVLCLERGAVGTPLACSGHVSTDIWNFTPDGARADLLQNEISGARFHAGGPGERAHLFYKDETISNVIDRVELDRTLARAAREAGADLREHHSVIGVEEHADRVSVTARTPDGNRTFDARMVAGCDGPVSRVRRDLDMPEPGEKLQGVLAFSAENDPGAHVDVHLSVPEFFAWRIPRAEAGVEYGLAAAPGENATGLFETFTDGYGVETGETCAGMIPIGPPDRVTGYRSFLIGDAAAQTKPFTGGGIVYGMTAADHAAREIDPRSPETLADYETAWRDDLAREIRLGHWVRRAYSLPKPLQNAGLSALSGKIGVHMDKPTTLFSPESLKTLLSRS from the coding sequence ATGTACGATTTCGTCGTCGTGGGTGCCGGGCCGGCCGGGTCGCGGTTCTCCCGCCGGGCCGCCGCGGCGGGCCACGACGTGCTCTGTCTCGAACGCGGCGCAGTCGGCACGCCGCTCGCGTGTTCGGGCCACGTCAGCACCGATATCTGGAATTTCACCCCCGATGGCGCGCGTGCGGACCTCCTCCAGAACGAGATCTCGGGCGCGCGCTTTCATGCCGGCGGGCCCGGCGAGCGCGCACACCTGTTCTACAAGGACGAGACGATCTCGAACGTCATCGACCGGGTCGAACTCGACCGAACGCTCGCGCGGGCGGCCCGCGAGGCGGGTGCCGATCTCAGAGAGCACCACAGCGTGATCGGCGTCGAGGAGCACGCCGATCGTGTCTCGGTGACCGCGAGGACGCCCGACGGCAACCGCACCTTCGACGCCCGGATGGTGGCGGGCTGTGATGGACCGGTGTCGCGGGTTCGACGCGACCTCGACATGCCCGAGCCCGGTGAGAAACTCCAGGGCGTGCTCGCGTTCTCGGCGGAGAACGATCCCGGTGCACACGTCGACGTCCACCTCTCGGTGCCGGAGTTCTTCGCGTGGCGCATCCCCCGAGCCGAGGCGGGCGTCGAGTACGGTCTCGCGGCCGCACCCGGCGAGAACGCCACCGGACTGTTCGAGACGTTCACCGACGGCTACGGGGTCGAGACCGGCGAGACGTGTGCCGGGATGATCCCGATCGGACCGCCCGACCGCGTCACCGGCTATCGGTCGTTCCTGATCGGCGACGCCGCCGCCCAGACCAAGCCGTTCACCGGCGGCGGGATCGTCTACGGGATGACCGCGGCCGACCACGCCGCCCGCGAGATCGATCCCCGATCTCCGGAAACGCTCGCCGACTACGAGACGGCGTGGCGCGACGACCTCGCGCGTGAGATCCGGCTCGGCCACTGGGTTCGTCGGGCGTACTCGCTGCCGAAACCCCTCCAGAACGCCGGTTTGTCCGCTCTTTCCGGGAAGATCGGCGTTCACATGGACAAACCGACCACGCTGTTCTCGCCCGAGAGTCTGAAAACACTGCTCTCGCGGTCGTAA